The following DNA comes from Athene noctua chromosome 1, bAthNoc1.hap1.1, whole genome shotgun sequence.
GGAATAATCAGCTGGCTTCTGTTGTGGCAGATGCTCTGAGATGCATCTTAAACAACAAAGCATAATTTAATAGGATTTTAAATGTAACTAAAGCTCTTGTTTCAGTTTAGAGGCTTGAATCAAATCACTTGGGGGAGGAGAAGATGCTagttttttgttaaaaattttcaaggcattttgtttaaatttatgCAGCTGGCACATCCACAGCTGATAACTCATGCAGATGTCATATGGAGAATTGCAAGGCTTCtggctaaaaaaaacccacccacaattTATTTCACTTCAACATCTTAattagttttataaaaataaaaaggagagatTAGGAAATGGGGGTTTGTGGGAGAAGTCTTATGGTGTGAACAATAAAGTATTAGGGATCTGATTAAATCTAAGTTGCAGTTAAAATTGTGCCCAGTGTACAGACTACTGGAAGACAACAGATGAAAATGGGTGCATGTAGGTACATGCGTACTGGTATGTGGCCTGGGTCTGAGCAGTGGAGAGCTCTGGTACTGTGAAACTGTTAGAAAAATGGTCGCAGGCAAAGAGAGCTTTGGCCAAGGCTAACTTACAGTCTCATAAGCGTTCATGGATATGATTTAGATGTTACAGTTTCCCAGGGATCGTTCCTAATATTTTTATATCCTAATATATCCTAAGTTTGCATGCAGCCACTCTGAGAGGGTGCAGGTTTAATAGACTTGGCCAGATGATGCCATTTGGCCTCAGGGCCGGATGGCTGCCCAGGCACTCTGTGGTTTGCTAGTTGCTCTGACCAATGTAGGGGGGAGTTCATGTGGTTTTAGCAGTACTCCACTATAAGGAAATGACCTCTCCCACACATCATTTTAGACATCTCATTTCTGTTTAAACAaaagggcatggacctgttggagcaagtccagaggaggccacgaagatgactgggggactggagcacctcccctatgaggacaggctgagatggttggggttgttcagcctggagaagagaggctccaggaagaccttatagtggccttccagtactcaCAAGAAAGCCAGAGAGGGACATTTTACATgagcatgtagtgataggacaaggggtaatggctttaaactgaaagagggaagatttagattagatgtaaggaaaaagtTATTTGCTGTGaaagtggtgagacactggcacaggttgcccagagaagctgtggctgccccctccctggcagtgttcaaggccaggctggacggggctttgagcaacttggcctagtggaaggtgtccctgcccatggcagggggttggaactagatgatctttaacgtcctttccaacccaaaccgttctagaATTCTGTGAAATACTTAATATTCTTGTTAAGAAAATCTCAGTGTCTGTCTCTTTTGGGCCTCTCTTGCaacagaggaaattatttttgtctttcactTCTACATTGACAACAGAATTTGTCTTTGCAATTTTTAGGGAGATAGTAAAAGGCATGTTATTGTTGGTACCAGCAGTGATGATGATGCGGTAATTTTGCTGTTGTTGATAATGCATTATTTGCACACAATTTTAGGAGGTGCCTTCTATATGAAAAAGTGATCCATTCATATATGCCTAAAAACCCCCACCAGTATATGTAAGAATGGGAAAGAGATTAAGGCACTGATGTACAAATGTACTGTGCAACCCACTTCTCAATAAAGACAGTAATCATTTAAGAGCTTTTTCTTTGGAGTTTCTTGGGATGGGTACCCTCTTATTTCAATGAAACAATGATTCCATCAGCATTACCTCCAAAGGTTATGTATTTTCGTGGTGCATTTAAATAGACAGACTGGGTTGTGTGACAAGAACAACTAGCACATACACTTTAAAAATCCTCTGATTTCCAAATAGTATCTAGGTCATATGATACCCACAGGCATGATTCATCCACCTGGGCTTTATGCCAGTCAGCAACTGCGTGGATCTGACACTCCAGGAGTACTGTAGAATtattaaagctgtattttctttcttcagataaTGCTGTTGATGATAGCTGTAAAAAATACAGCATATAATTTATAgttcatttctgaaataattaatttcataAGCAGATGCAAAAAGTACAGTATGGACTGAAGAGAATGCAGAGCAGACCTAGCTGCATGAGCTCAGGTACCTTTCCTCAGCCCTACAGACTTTTATTTCAGAGGTTGCTATTTTGATATCAAGTCCTGTTTGAGACAGAGTAGTCTTCACCTGAGTGTATCTGCTTGAAGCCCAGCTAGCTGTTAAGGGTTGATGATAGTTAGCTACAATGATCTAAAAACTGCCAGTGTTCTACCTCTGTTATGCTTCTGTATAAAGATGATAATCTCTTTGAGGGGCAGAACCCCCATAATACAAACCTCATGCATTTTTTTTGCAGTGAAGTTAATTTTCAAGAGATAAGATCATGTTTATTTTTAGGCATGTGTATTATGCAGACAGACACTCTTAATTAAAGATTCAACAGACCTTGTTCAGGGAACTGTTGagctgcattttaaaagatgtgtaggtgtctaggaaaacaaaaatgtgtgtagctggaatgtttttttttcagatatactGACATGTTTATCTCAATGAACACATACAGGAGTAGATTCTTCTGGGACTTGCCAGGTTGCTTACCTTGCATTTCTAGGTGCctgcatatttaaaaatgtagCTCCTAATGACTTTGAAAATGAGCTGCTTCTTTTAAGTCCTACTTTTGAAGAGTCCcatacagattatttttctttaaatcatcttTAGAGGGTAAAGACTGAAATTCCTAGAGTTGAACTAAAGAGAGAGCCTTCTAGAAATGAAGAAGTATAACATTTGCCAACTTGTAAAGAAACAGCAGTGTTTAACTTTAAtgaatttaaaactgaaaaatattttctcctttctcttcctgaGTTTGTGACTTCCCATCCCATGAAAGTGGGGTAAGAGAGGAAGAAATTTCTCATGTTTGTAAGCACATCTGGGTTATGGTGGACTTGCTCTgagtgttgggttttgttttctttctttcatctagATAAAGAAGAGGCAACAAGATGTGGTGAGGTTTCTGGAAGCCAATCGCATAGAGTTTGAAGAAGTGGATATCACAATGTCAGAGGAGAAAAGACAATGGATGTATAAAAATATTCCTGAGGATAGGCAGCCTGCACAAGGCAATCCACTGCCACCACAGATATTCAGTGATGATCGGTACTGTGGAGTAAGTAGTTGTTACGGTTGTCAATGGATGATATATCGGTATACCCTGTTGGCCATTTAAAAAGCTGGGACTTGCTGTTGAGCTTTCTCTAACAGTATCTGAATTAATGGTGATAGTTTGGGGCAATAGGATCAGATAATGATCGTAAAGTGAAAATTCAGATCATTCATCTGTAAATCCTAATGTTGTCTTCAGCTAGTGGATTCCCTCCATGAATGTAAGAATTCGTAATGTCAAATGCTTCATGTACAACCTGTTGATGGTAAAGAGACCAGTATAAGCTGGGGATTTCCGTCTTCTAGTCCAAGCATAAAAATTCAGAAGGATATCTTTGGCACAGTAAATGAGAACATTGGCTAGATTGAGTTATATTGTTATTGTAATTAAGCTCCTTCTTTGCTGCTCTCATAGCATAAATTTAATTTATGCTCAGAGAGCCTTTATGCAGTCAGAGTCTCTaggttaaatgaaaactatttgtTGATTGAATTGTAGAATAGGTTTATTTTTCCCTATAGCAAAGCAGCTTGAGACATGTCTTCCTCTGCTGAAAGTCTGCTAAGCATGAGAGCCTGTGAATCTGACAACAGGTTTAGATGATTTCTCTGATGGTGTAAATTGCAATAATTTCTCCATCCGCTAGTGCAAGCTGAAGTGGTAGGCTTTCATATGTTAAGAATGGCACCATATGAATGTTTTACTCTCCTGCTTATCCAGCATGGTAGGCTGCAACTCTGAGTCTTGGGCAGTGTTTTATTGTGGGGGAATCTTCCCAGAACTTTTACTCACCTTTGAATAAAATGTTGTAAAAAGACCAAAGCTGGGCTCTCTTTGCCTTGCTTCATCTTTTCATACTTCAACCATGTGACTTGTACATCCTTTAGGATGCATGTTTGAGGTACCTGTTAGAATAGCTGGTGGGGGAAAGGGAGGTTTGATGTGCCACCCTGGCTGCATCAGGAGGCGATTGGGTAAGGTTTGTCTGTGAATTCAGCAGAAGAATAAAATGGGGAAGATGTTCTCTGTGGTTATAATAGCTGGACCAGAGTAAATGTGGGTATTGTGTGGGTTTCTGACTACAGTGTGGTAAAGATACATCCAGGCCGGTTCTAATTTATTCCCTACCAGACTCAACAGTGCTGTAGCAAAGCTGCTTCAGGCTGATAGATCACTGATATCTCCTGATAACCTGTCAACTGCAGTGCAATTGTTAGTTTAATGTAGGAAGCACAGAAGAAGTGATTTAGGATCCTCTGCAACAGATATTGGGTATGATGCAGCAGCTAACTGGCTTCTTGAAGCAAGGTATTTAACATCCATCCATCACATATGATTTGTATTGGCCTTACTTGTTTGTCTCAGCAGTATAACTCATATCTTCCTACTTCCAGGTAAGAAATGTCAGTTAAAGAAATGTATCTGGGACATGGCAAGGATTTTGACCCTCACTTACAAATAACATTTACTCGTTCGGTGTGATTTTAGTTTGCCTGGGAAATACAATGTTTTAAGCTGTTGTTTCTACCCTTTCAGCTTGTCTTTGTATCATGTTTTAACTTAGTCTTAGATATTGCTGTTTGGGATTAGCAAGGAAGAAGATGTTGTGCAACACGTGAGATGATTTTGTTAATCTGTCTGCTCAGCTGATAGCCTGATTTTGGTCAGCAGAGTTAATCCCATTACTAGACCTCACTGTCTGCATGAACATCTTTAAAGAGCAAACATACTTagaaagaaactgtattttctagGAAAAAGGAAGAAGTATGTGTAGGATCTCTAACATTCATCAGTTAGCCTGCTGCATTAGTTAATGAAGTTCTTGGGTAATAGAGTGGAGGCAAAACATCAGGCAGGGGGCAAAGGAGGTCAGTGCTGGAAAGGGGTTTAAAACATCACAATCAGATGAAGTCAGCAGACATTGCACATCTTGTTTCTCTTT
Coding sequences within:
- the SH3BGRL2 gene encoding SH3 domain-binding glutamic acid-rich-like protein 2, encoding MVIRVFVASSSGSVAIKKRQQDVVRFLEANRIEFEEVDITMSEEKRQWMYKNIPEDRQPAQGNPLPPQIFSDDRYCGDYDGFFESKESNTVFSFLGLKPTLASKESEP